In the genome of Podospora pseudocomata strain CBS 415.72m chromosome 2 map unlocalized CBS415.72m_2.2, whole genome shotgun sequence, one region contains:
- a CDS encoding uncharacterized protein (EggNog:ENOG503P4MJ; COG:S), producing MTSQKDTTHHRPPIPQATRLRSLQPSTTIQNWQLINAHTCILSLLRIKSTLVTTTTTTTTKITTHHPINFYPQARTMSSSHSKTQLKGGCTCKTVQYTLTLNSVEDARTTLCHCKSCKRAFGTNYGLTAKVALDAFSYNDGTETLKKYTQQNGVTREFCGECGVFICEYGKEAADKFRYVMWGSLDEPENIPPKGEFFCKERASWMPEINGVFHKREIKE from the exons ATGACGTCACAAAAggacaccacccaccacaggCCCCCTATCCCACAAGCCACGCGACTTCGATCTCTccagccatcaacaaccatcca GAATTGGCAACTCATCAATGCGCACACCtgcatcctctccctccttcgaATCAAGTCCACACTAgtcaccactaccaccaccaccaccaccaagatcaccactcaccaccccatcaatTTCTACCCTCAAGCACGCACAATGTCCTCCTCTCACTCCAAGACCCAACTCAAAGGAGGCTGCACCTGCAAAACCGTCCAgtacaccctcaccctcaactcGGTGGAAGATGCTCGGACAACACTCTGTCACTGCAAGTCCTGCAAGCGAGCCTTTGGGACAAATTACGGACTCACAGCCAAGGTTGCCTTGGATGCTTTCTCGTACAATGACGGGACAGAGACGCTCAAGAAGTACACGCAGCAGAACGGGGTGACGAGGGAGTTTTGCGGGGAGTGTGGGGTTTTCATTTGCGAGTATGGT AAAGAAGCAGCCGACAAGTTTCGGTATGTCATGTGGGGGTCTCTTGATGAGCCAGAAAATATCCCGCCAAAGGGGGAGTTCTTTTGCAAGGAGAGGGCTTCTTGGATGCCTGAGATCAATG GTGTCTTTCACAAACGCGAGATCAAGGAGTAA
- a CDS encoding uncharacterized protein (EggNog:ENOG503NYHP; COG:S) yields MPRQRALGPRSPSSCSLFALLCTARPGLGIYDTFAQLVAVYLPYFNFFKVDSASCGLFPSYGPLVSHTSHTMASLVETLTASGGPESAGFLNDLVGHLWPNICVAGGAMIKQIAEPMFAQMLPAPLNTLHFAKIDLGVQPMTFSNVDVHKVDNGGIKLDLDVNWDGSCDIEMDGKMIPKVGVEHVKLSGRLSILLCPITNVIPLIGAAQVSFINPPYLKFNYTDGANIANLGFIDSCVRKVVQSIIAGMAVLPNRFLVKLDPFNDYFKTYQLPVGVVRLTIESGSNFGEELKSKNIFKKLVHDVPDCYVTTSLSGETPGWKTATVKDNHHPEWNETRDFIVSDHDQLLALDVKDSDTASDDDIGLATITVKNLLLAHGQKQDLTLMHKGEETAGKLTVSGKYYQFIPDATSIIGEENPAEIKGLLAVLVAAVKNLKGAREQLKPSVAITWGAHKFQTVVKCDVPGGAEDIQNPHFDNTFRIPLSGSIEGAAPVRIALMDGKNEIGAVEVPLEEVLASENLALLKEFDVGNGQIVKAGVVIRGTKLVE; encoded by the exons ATGCCAAGGCAGCGGGCCCTAGGACCCCgcagcccctcctcctgctccctctTCGCGTTGCTGTGCACAGCCAGACCCGGTTTGGGTATATATGATACGTTTGCCCAACTCGTTGCTGTCTATCTGCCATATTTTAACTTCTTCAAAGTTGACTCTGCTAGTTGCGGCCTATTCCCTAGTTACGGTCCCCTAGTCtcacacacatcacacacCATGGCGTCCCTAGTAGAGACTCTCACTGCCTCTGGCGGTCCCGAGTCAGCGG GTTTCCTGAACGACCTCGTTGGTCACCTATGGCCCAATATCTGTGTTGCCGGTGGCGCCATGATCAAGCAGATTGCTGAGCCCATGTTCGCGCAGATGCTTCCTGCTCCCCTGAACACACTTCACTTCGCCAAGATTGACTTGGGCGTTCAGCCCATGACCTTCTCCAACGTGGATGTGCACAAGGTTGACAACGGTGGTATCAAGCTGGACTTGGATGTCAACTGGGATGGCAGCTGCGATATCGAGATGGACGGAAAGATGATCCCTAAGGTGGGCGTCGAGCACGTCAAGCTGAGTGGCAGACTATCTATCCTGCTCTGCCCAATCACCAATGTGATCCCTCTT ATTGGCGCCGCCCAAGTCTccttcatcaaccccccttACCTCAAGTTTAACTACACAGATGGCGCCAACATTGCCAATCTTGGCTTCATCGACTCTTGCGTCCGCAAGGTCGTCCAGTCCATCATTGCCGGCATGGCCGTCCTTCCTAACCGCTTCCTCGTGAAGCTTGACCCATTCAACGATTACTTCAAGACCTACCAGCTCCCAGTCGGTGTCGTCCGTCTCACCATCGAGTCAGGAAGCAACTTTGGTGAGGAGCTCAAGTCCAAGAACATTTTCAAGAAGCTCGTCCACGATGTCCCAGACTGCTacgtcaccacctccctctcaggCGAGACTCCCGGCTGGAAGACAGCCACGGTCAaggacaaccaccaccccgagtGGAACGAGACCAGAGACTTTATCGTCTCTGATCACGATCAGTTGCTGGCTTTGGATGTCAAGGACTCAGACACCGCTTCCGACGATGACATTGGcctcgccaccatcaccgtcaagAATCTCCTCCTGGCTCATGGTCAGAAGCAGGATCTTACCCTCATGCACAAGGGCGAGGAGACCGCGGGCAAGCTTACTGTCAGCGGCAAATACTACCAATTCATCCCCGATGCCACCAGCATCATCGGCGAGGAGAACCCCGCAGAGATCAAGGGCTTGCTCGCCgtccttgttgctgctgtcaagaaCCTCAAGGGTGCTCGCGAGCAGCTCAAGCCCAGCGTCGCCATCACCTGGGGCGCGCACAAGTTCCAGACCGTCGTCAAGTGTGATGTTCCGGGCGGTGCTGAGGATATCCAGAACCCTCACTTTGACAACACTTTCCGCATTCCTCTCTCTGGCAGCATCGAAGGTGCTGCTCCTGTAAGAATTGCCCTGATGGATGGCAAGAACGAGATTGGCGCTGTTGAGGTGCCTCTTGAGGAGGTCCTTGCGTCGGAGAACTTGGCTTTGCTCAAGGAGTTTGATGTTGGTAACGGCCAGATTGTCAAGGCTGGTGTTGTGATCAGGGGTACCAAGCTTGTTGAGTAA
- a CDS encoding uncharacterized protein (COG:O; EggNog:ENOG503PTUC) — MASQRAELQYWPTLKTWIQENRLGNYPGATTTPVVHCVICLDKDEILTPATPPQNIANAHPGVTLFCGHMMCKACYGRWEKHLTEAGKAVTCPTCRHKLVYTTSQVASNGCTHPAYAWDLPVETYSPINIPPTKDDEGSIPNFCHNCRVDRMNYIARHITELRQEGYDDFQVRNILLHSAGGALELTDFEQRAAFPPNANGTYFAPWVAPPRNNEQNYLLDQLRQQLVREGHSWRGRVPQPPPVGFFGLQ; from the coding sequence ATGGCTTCTCAAAGAGCAGAGCTTCAGTACTGGCCTACACTCAAGACTTGGATTCAGGAAAACCGTCTCGGAAACTACCCCGGTGCCACCACAACGCCTGTTGTGCACTGTGTCATCTGCCTCGACAAAGACGAGATCCTCACCCCTGCCACTCCTCCGCAAAACATTGCCAATGCCCACCCGGGAGTAACTCTTTTCTGCGGGCACATGATGTGCAAGGCTTGCTACGGGCGCTGGGAAAAGCATCTAACAGAAGCCGGTAAGGCCGTCACTTGCCCCACCTGCCGACACAAATTGGTGTATACTACGAGCCAGGTTGCTTCCAACGGCTGCACACACCCTGCCTATGCCTGGGACCTCCCAGTGGAGACCTActcccccatcaacatccccccTACCAAAGACGATGAGGGGTCTATCCCCAACTTCTGCCACAACTGTCGGGTCGACAGAATGAACTACATTGCCCGGCATATCACTGAGCTTCGGCAGGAGGGCTATGATGACTTTCAGGTCAGGAATATCTTGCTTCATTCCGCTGGCGGGGCTCTCGAGCTGACCGATTTTGAGCAGCGAGCGGCCTTCCCACCTAATGCTAATGGTACATATTTTGCACCCTGGGTTGCGCCCCCCCGCAATAATGAGCAGAATTATCTCCTCGACCAGCTTCGTCAGCAGCTCGTTAGGGAGGGGCACTCATGGCGTGGTCGTGTcccgcaacctcctcctgttGGTTTCTTCGGGCTACAGTAG
- a CDS encoding uncharacterized protein (EggNog:ENOG503P8GB), translating to MFSLFGLAFIFIVGTGVGAVIEKEYGYWNLTIVGGASATGWRYQDTTSVFFGRGDEEGVGRGEVRCHWVYNPETRGETMECTEGGFGYQWGDEGRTDITVQQTLENIDGEVGSITLGGTANVTLRYGTSANGRGFEGRVIVPARRCCWGRMNG from the exons ATGTTCTCCCTTTTTGGCCTTGCTTTTATTTTTATTGTTGGAACAGGAGTTGGTGCGGTGATAGAAAAGGAGTATGGCTACTGGAACTTAACGATTGTGGGAGGAGCGTCGGCCACTGGGTGGCGGTATCAGGACACGACGTCTGTgttttttgggaggggggacgaggagggggtggggaggggggaggtcagGTGTCATTGGGTTTATAACCCTGAGACGAGAGGGGAGACGATGGAGTGTACTGAGGGGGGATTTGGGTATCAgtggggggatgagggtAGGACGG ATATCACTGTGCAACAGACCCTGGAGAACATCGATGGTGAAGTAGGAAGCATCACACTAGGTGGAACGGCCAACGTGACTTTGAGATATGGAACTTCAGCGAACGGGCGAGGATTCGAGGGCAGGGTCATCGTGCCTGCTAGGAGATGCTGTTGGGGCAGGATGAATGGGTAG
- a CDS encoding uncharacterized protein (COG:S; EggNog:ENOG503PEV2) yields the protein MEAAYPGWNETFQAGIPTDPMPTGDDTSFVSAGTADEQPESINCKVDYDGARTSKIWDGICYLRRLNTDPPKNGPGPGNCGRVNCSWKSAIYWCNDNLEEKELTWKQIGDGANSVLYGGCITGRSTYQRVKGQAFFKDNWNVLVRGDDC from the exons ATGGAAGCCGCCTACCCCGGCTGGAACGAGACCTTCCAAGCCGGAATCCCTACCGATCCCATGCCCACTGGTGATGACACGAGCTTCGTCTCCGCCGGCACCGCTGATGAACAGCCCGAGTCCATCAACTGCAAGGTGGACTACGACGGCGCGAGAACGAGCAAGATCTGGGACGGGATTTGTTACTTGAGGCGTTTGAACACTGACCCACCCAAGAAcgggccggggccggggaaTTGTGGACGAGTTAACTGTTCGTGGAAGTCGGCTATCTATTGGTGCAACGAT AActtggaagagaaggagctCACGTGGAAACAAATTGGCGATGGCGCGAATTCTGTGCTGTATGGTGGATGCATCACTGGTAGATCGACCTATCAAAGGGTCAAGGGCCAGGCGTTCTTCAAGGACAATTGGAATGTCCTTGTTCGTGGGGATGATTGCTGA
- a CDS encoding uncharacterized protein (COG:S; EggNog:ENOG503PEV2) gives MWSSTIFAATTLATFLKGVSSAPSPSTDKAPNGIAGYNIVDVSWDLPVKLERPHQTRSSP, from the exons ATGTGGTCTAGTACCATCTTCGCTGCCACCACCCTGGCCACCTTTCTGAAG GGTGTCTCCAgcgctccctccccctccaccgacaAAGCCCCGAACGGAATTGCCGGCTACAACATAGTCGACGTTTCCTGGGACCTCCCCGTCAAGCTTGAACGACCCCACCAGACGAGATCGTCACCGTGA
- a CDS encoding uncharacterized protein (EggNog:ENOG503PQF0; COG:S) — MAQFDSLQAKLERRIEVKADDIRGLQDGVCLCVFTESFCEQSYYILSATNLLEASKSTSMNRHIIVFTVVTMFYLPLSYVTAVYSMSVIQDEDLSHLKWPHVGSMVIVACLTYMISVAVVFFVDRKKIIPLGPSTSPRRYQRQAVVLECL; from the exons ATGGCACAATTTGACAGCCTCCAAGCTAAGCTCGAGAGACGCATCGAGGTCAAGGCAGACGATATACGTGGGCTTCAAGATGGGGTATGTCTATGCGTGTTCACTGAAAGCTTTTGCGAACAGTCTTACTATATCTTGAGCGCCACAAATCTGCTGGAAGCCTCCAAGTCAACATCTATGAATCGCCATATCATTGTTTTCACTGTTGTCACTATGTTCTACCTTCCACTCAGCTATGTGACT GCTGTTTACAGCATGTCCGTCATCCAGGACGAAGACCTGTCCCACCTCAAGTGGCCTCATGTCGGATCCATGGTTATAGTAGCATGTCTAACATACATGATATCCGTTGCCGTCGTCTTCTTTGTCGACCGCAAGAAGATTATACCCTTGGGTCCTTCGACGAGTCCCCGCCGGTATCAAAGACAAGCCGTGGTTCTGGAGTGCCTGTAA
- a CDS encoding uncharacterized protein (CAZy:AA7; EggNog:ENOG503P0WN; COG:C): MKGGIVGVLCSALLLAVEAACAPNSDAITKVPGFKPNKWVARTWEGNNYACKCHPGDYCWPKQNHWNNLNRTVGGNLRVNLPPGAPCYNTFQGPLGTVNTYDAAKCAAVTAGFPNEQFQIELPTAGLWTYFTNDTCRPTADPTGSCTLGYYPVLYITAKTVAHIQAGINFARNNNLRLVIRNTGHDFLGRSVGWGSLVINTHSFKSISTTNNWNGPGYNGPAITVGAGVQAFEALARLNSLSPPRIMVTGECATVGVAGGLVQGGGHGPLTNFYGFLADTAVQFKVITADGKIQTANANTNSDLFWALKGGGPAAFAVITEATYKTFADTPSAGINLDINPATNSDPALYWEAVRKFHSYSTHFVDNGLYVYYEIGPVPNTLHVHPIVGVNKTLAQLQAVVQPLFDDLDALGVGYTTSSETYGTFYDLYNAMFEIEMAGNSALTGGWTIGRQDVINNHTAIIDAFQTVMNAGSFIVGHMWSAGHGLPQSEWAKSAINPRFRNVVDKLITIVPVSGDAPLAAKAEAQNRLTNIVDGSLRAAAPNGASYINEADPFQPDWQNAFWGTNYQRLLQIRRKYDPEGVFYAVSTPGTERWEQIETGTRLCVKL; encoded by the exons atgaaGGGCGGCATCGTTGGCGTGCTTTGCAGCGcgctcctccttgccgtTGAGGCTGCATGCGCCCCCAACTCGGACGCCATCACAAAGGTACCTGGCTTCAAGCCAAACAAGTGGGTGGCCAGAACCTGGGAGGGAAACAACTACGCCTGCAAATGTCATCCTGGCGACTACTGCTGGCCCAAGCAAAACCACTGGAATAACCTCAACCGCACCGTTGGCGGCAACCTTCGCGTCAACCTGCCCCCAGGAGCTCCTTGCTACAACACCTTCCAAGGCCCTCTCGGAACCGTCAACACGTACGATGCCGCCAAGTGTGCTGCCGTGACCGCCGGGTTCCCCAATGAACAGTTTCA AATCGAGCTGCCCACCGCTGGCCTCTGGACCTACTTCACCAATGACACCTGCCGCCCTACCGCTGATCCCACAGGCAGCTGCACGCTGGGCTACTATCCTGTCCTGTACATCACAGCCAAGACCGTTGCCCACATCCAAGCGGGTATCAACTTCGCCAGAAACAACAATTTGCGCCTCGTCATTCGCAACACTGGACACGACTTCCTTGGACGCAGCGTTGGCTGGGGCTCGCTTGTTATCAACACTCACAGCTTCAAGAgcatcagcaccaccaatAACTGGAATGGCCCTGGCTACAACGGCCCCGCCATCACTGTGGGAGCGGGTGTGCAAGCCTTTGAGGCTCTTGCCCGCCTGAACTCGCTTTCCCCTCCTCGAATTATGGTGACGGGCGAGTGCGCT ACTGTTGGTGTCGCCGGAGGCCTTGTGCagggcggtggccatggccCCTTGACCAACTTCTACGGATTCCTTGCCGACACGGCTGTTCAGTTCAAGGTCATCACGGCCGATGGCAAGATCCAAACTGCCAatgccaacaccaactcGGATCTGTTCTGGGCCCTCAAGGGAGGTGGTCCCGCCGCCTTTGCTGTCATCACTGAGGCTACCTACAAGACCTTTGCCGACACCCCAAGCGCCGGCATCAACCTCGAtatcaaccccgccaccaACTCCGATCCCGCTCTTTATTGGGAGGCCGTCCGCAAGTTCCACAGCTACAGCACCCATTTTGTTGACAACGGCCTTTATGTTTACTACGAAATCGGCCCCGTCCCCAACACTCTCCACGTGCATCCTATTGTGGGCGTCAACAAGACCCTCGCCCAGCTGCAGGCTGTTGTCCAGCCCCTCTTTGATGACCTTGATGCCCTCGGTGTTGGGTATACCACCTCCAGCGAGACTTACGGCACCTTTTACGATTTGTACAACGCCATGTTTGAGATTGAAATGGCTGGCAACTCTGCCCTCACCGGTGGTTGGACTATTGGTCGCCAGGATGttatcaacaaccacaccgCCATCATTGATGCTTTCCAGACCGTTATGAACGCTGGCTCTTTCATCGTCGGCCACATGTGGTCTGCTGGCCATGGCCTCCCTCAGAGCGAGTGGGCCAAGTCTGCCATCAACCCCCGCTTCCGCAACGTTGTTGACAAGCTTATTACCATCGTTCCTGTCTCTGGCGATGCCCCTCTCGCcgccaaggccgaggcccAGAACCGCTTGACCAACATTGTCGACGGCTCTCTCCGTGCCGCTGCCCCCAACGGCGCTTCCTACATCAACGAG GCCGATCCCTTCCAGCCCGACTGGCAGAACGCTTTCTGGGGTACCAACTACCAGCGCCTGCTCCAGATTAGACGCAAGTACGACCCCGAGGGAGTCTTCTATGCCGTCTCCACTCCTGGCACCGAGAGGTGGGAGCAGATTGAGACGGGCACTAGGTTGTGTGTCAAGTTGTag